One window from the genome of Blastopirellula retiformator encodes:
- a CDS encoding hybrid sensor histidine kinase/response regulator, with protein sequence MNLNQSLQILLIDDSVGDAILLKSLLSKVLHQPPSIVHCTTAEAGLEHLKSKRIDCLFLDYMLDTETGLDVLKTIRDAENDVPVIIVTGRGCEEVAVDALSLGAQDYLVKGALSPHSVERALNNALQRVQMARLVAEQQREIRNFACVAAHDLRSPAGRVANYAELLLTDDDLTDEERTDFLETMKSSSLRMCDLIDRLLDYARYGRTDNEFGNVQLDDVWHHVQENLAFEMERAGARVEVDSLPQVFGEHTNLVQLLQNLVGNAIKYRGDRPPVVRLQATEGDHFWTISVADNGVGIPAEDVEEVFAPFRRSEAHTSFEGSGIGLATCRKIVELHGGKIWAESEPGVGTTLRFTLPASSEYGQTTQPDAAPASVTLT encoded by the coding sequence ATGAACTTGAATCAATCGCTGCAAATTCTGTTGATCGACGACAGCGTCGGAGATGCGATTCTGCTGAAATCGCTCCTCTCTAAGGTGCTTCACCAGCCGCCGTCGATCGTTCACTGCACGACCGCCGAAGCCGGGCTAGAGCATCTTAAGTCGAAGCGAATCGATTGCCTGTTTCTCGACTACATGCTCGACACCGAGACCGGCCTGGACGTCCTCAAGACGATCCGCGACGCGGAAAACGACGTACCGGTCATCATCGTCACCGGGCGCGGGTGCGAGGAAGTAGCGGTCGATGCGCTCTCGCTAGGCGCCCAGGACTATCTGGTCAAAGGAGCGCTCTCTCCCCACTCGGTCGAACGCGCCCTGAACAACGCCCTGCAGCGAGTTCAAATGGCCCGACTGGTTGCCGAACAACAACGCGAAATCCGCAACTTCGCCTGCGTCGCCGCGCATGACCTGCGATCGCCGGCCGGCCGAGTCGCCAACTACGCCGAGCTGCTGCTGACCGACGACGACCTGACCGACGAAGAGCGAACCGACTTCCTGGAAACGATGAAGTCAAGCAGTCTGCGGATGTGCGATCTGATCGACCGTCTGCTCGACTACGCCCGATACGGACGCACCGACAACGAGTTCGGCAACGTGCAACTGGACGACGTCTGGCATCACGTGCAGGAAAACCTAGCGTTTGAAATGGAAAGGGCCGGCGCACGAGTCGAAGTCGACTCGTTGCCGCAAGTCTTCGGCGAACATACCAACCTGGTGCAGTTGCTGCAAAACCTGGTCGGCAACGCCATCAAGTACCGCGGCGATCGGCCCCCGGTCGTACGTTTGCAAGCGACCGAAGGGGACCACTTCTGGACGATCTCGGTGGCCGACAACGGCGTCGGCATTCCGGCCGAGGATGTCGAAGAGGTCTTCGCTCCCTTTCGCCGCTCCGAGGCTCATACTTCGTTTGAAGGTTCCGGCATCGGCCTAGCGACCTGCCGGAAGATCGTCGAACTGCACGGCGGAAAAATCTGGGCCGAGTCCGAGCCGGGCGTCGGCACCACCCTGCGATTCACGCTTCCCGCATCTTCCGAGTATGGCCAGACGACGCAGCCGGATGCTGCTCCGGCCAGCGTCACCCTGACCTAA
- a CDS encoding HAD family hydrolase has protein sequence MNDENCQAPSLLILDVDETLLFASEKRLAHPAHFRAGEYYVYLRPGLHEFLQACARRYRLAVWSSAGADYLAIVRAHGFPAGIELEFIWSGQRCVRRYDPEWRETYDVKDLRKVKRRGYDLARTLIVDDTPKKCERNYGNAIYVPEFRGDPADDALPRLSAYLETLADVSDVRRLEKRRWRAHY, from the coding sequence GTGAACGACGAAAATTGTCAGGCGCCCAGTCTGCTGATCTTGGACGTTGACGAGACGTTGCTGTTTGCGTCGGAAAAGCGACTTGCGCATCCGGCTCACTTTCGGGCTGGCGAATATTACGTCTATTTGCGGCCCGGTTTGCACGAATTCTTACAAGCTTGCGCTCGTCGATATCGGCTTGCCGTTTGGTCCTCTGCCGGCGCCGACTATCTGGCGATCGTTCGGGCACATGGATTTCCTGCTGGGATCGAGCTGGAGTTTATTTGGAGCGGCCAGCGCTGTGTGCGGCGCTACGATCCGGAGTGGAGAGAGACGTACGACGTGAAAGATCTTCGCAAGGTGAAGCGGCGCGGCTACGATCTGGCCCGCACATTGATCGTGGACGATACGCCGAAGAAGTGCGAACGCAACTACGGCAATGCAATCTACGTGCCGGAGTTTCGGGGCGATCCCGCAGACGACGCATTGCCGCGATTATCCGCCTATCTGGAGACGTTGGCTGATGTCAGCGACGTGCGAAGATTAGAAAAACGGCGCTGGAGGGCGCATTACTAA
- a CDS encoding 3' terminal RNA ribose 2'-O-methyltransferase Hen1, with protein sequence MLLSITTTHQPAVDLGYLLHKRPGRFQSFDLSFGQAHVFYSEATDDSCTACLLLDINSVDMVRGKGRDSNFGIGQYVNDRAFCASSLLSVAIAQVLGTALGGRCNERPELVSQPIPLTARLDVLPVRGGEQLLHRLFEPLGYEVEATRHPLDDRFPQWGESSYYSATIRGTTTLSQLLTHLYVLMPVFDNAKHYFVGEDELEKLLAKGGGWLAAHPEKEQITRRYLINRPGLYRQALARLVEEEPVAASEGTASGDRHEEKLEKGISLNEQRLGAALAALRASDAKSVIDMGCGEGRMLRELLEDRQFERIVGVDVSSRSLEIAERRLKLDRRPEKQTERIKLLHGSLLYRDARFSGFDAAAVIEVIEHLEPFRLSALERVLFEFARPETVVLTTPNREYNVMWETLPAGQFRHADHRFEWTREEFQDWADQVSRRFGYTVVFLGVGPVDDAVGAPTQMGVFQRD encoded by the coding sequence ATGTTGCTATCAATCACAACGACGCACCAGCCAGCCGTCGATCTCGGTTACTTGCTGCACAAACGTCCGGGGCGATTTCAAAGCTTTGACCTTAGCTTCGGCCAAGCGCACGTCTTCTATTCGGAAGCGACCGACGATTCGTGCACTGCTTGTTTGCTGCTCGACATCAACTCGGTCGACATGGTCCGAGGTAAAGGGCGCGACAGCAACTTTGGGATCGGGCAATATGTCAACGATCGGGCCTTCTGCGCGTCATCGCTGTTGAGCGTCGCCATTGCGCAAGTTTTGGGGACGGCGCTGGGGGGGAGATGTAACGAACGCCCAGAGTTGGTTAGCCAGCCGATTCCGTTGACGGCCCGGTTGGATGTGCTGCCGGTCCGCGGAGGCGAGCAATTGCTGCATCGCCTGTTTGAGCCGCTTGGCTACGAGGTCGAAGCGACGCGGCATCCGCTGGATGATCGGTTCCCGCAGTGGGGCGAGAGTTCGTACTATTCGGCGACGATTCGTGGGACGACGACTCTCTCACAGTTGCTGACTCATCTGTACGTCCTGATGCCGGTTTTCGACAACGCCAAACATTACTTCGTCGGTGAAGACGAGCTGGAGAAGCTGTTGGCCAAGGGAGGCGGTTGGCTCGCGGCCCATCCTGAGAAAGAGCAAATCACTCGTCGCTACCTGATCAATCGACCAGGCCTTTATCGTCAGGCGCTGGCCCGTTTGGTCGAGGAAGAGCCGGTTGCCGCAAGCGAGGGGACGGCGTCCGGCGATCGCCACGAAGAGAAGCTGGAAAAGGGTATCAGCCTGAACGAGCAACGCTTGGGGGCGGCGCTTGCCGCGCTGCGGGCAAGCGACGCCAAGTCGGTGATTGATATGGGCTGTGGTGAAGGTCGGATGCTGCGCGAACTGTTGGAGGACCGGCAGTTCGAGCGCATTGTGGGGGTCGACGTGTCGAGTCGCAGTCTGGAGATCGCTGAGCGGCGACTCAAGCTCGATCGCCGACCAGAAAAACAGACGGAGCGAATCAAGCTGCTGCATGGATCGTTGCTCTACCGCGACGCCCGTTTCTCCGGCTTTGACGCGGCGGCCGTGATTGAGGTGATCGAGCACTTGGAGCCTTTCCGCTTGTCGGCGCTAGAGCGCGTGCTGTTTGAATTCGCTCGGCCCGAGACCGTGGTGCTGACGACGCCCAACCGAGAATACAACGTGATGTGGGAGACGCTGCCGGCCGGTCAGTTCCGGCACGCCGACCATCGATTCGAATGGACCCGCGAAGAGTTTCAGGACTGGGCCGATCAGGTCAGTCGGCGATTTGGCTACACCGTTGTTTTCTTGGGCGTTGGGCCAGTCGACGACGCGGTGGGCGCGCCGACGCAGATGGGCGTTTTTCAGCGCGACTAG
- a CDS encoding polynucleotide kinase-phosphatase encodes MNIKIPQLSLVVLVGPSGSGKSTFARMHFLPTEVVSSDYCRGRVSDDENNQAASKDAFDLLHYIAAKRLKRGHLTVIDATNVQPEARKPLVELARRHHCLPVAIVLNPPEDVCQDRNRQRSDRQFGPHVIRQQRSQLRRSLKALKREGFRHIFAMNRVEEIDSATVERVPLWNDKRELHGPFDMIGDVHGCCDELETLLGKLGYQPTGEPANRSPLVASPVYVHPAGRQAVFVGDLVDRGPRVLDVLRLVAGMVAYGSALCVPGNHDVKLLRKLQGKQVQIKHGLAETVAEIDALTAEVRKPFCQELAKFLDSLVSHYVLDDGKLVVAHAGMKEDYQGRGSGRVREFALYGETTGETDQFGLPVRHNWAAEYRGSAMVVYGHTPVPEPDWLNGTVNVDTGCVFGGKLTALRYPEREIVSVPARQTYCESARPFLPDDHPATRSTQQLQDDLLDAEDVLGKRIVATRHQGNVTIREENAVAALEVMSRFAVDPKWLVYLPPTMSPSETSNEPGLLEHPAEAFAYFRNQGVPQVVCQEKHMGSRAVVVIARDVEAAQRRFGVTGDQAGVVYTRTGRRFFPDEDQQHQLLARLRGALDDAGFWDDFQTDWACLDCELMPWSAKAQELLRSQYAAVGAAGSAALPEAITALQQASGRLLEPDPRLDATLGRFQKRRQSVERFVTAYRQYCWNVQSIDDLKLAPFHLLATEGKVHTNESHRWHMQTLERICQRDDSVLLATNYRVVDLTDVDSMAAGIDWWTQLTASGGEGMVVKPTDWIVRGKRGLIQPAVKCRGKEYLRIIYGADYDSAENLPRLRSRSLGRKRSLALREFALGIEALERFVRREPLRQVHQCVFGVLALESEPVDPRL; translated from the coding sequence ATGAACATCAAGATTCCCCAACTATCGCTCGTCGTACTTGTCGGACCCAGCGGTTCCGGCAAAAGCACGTTCGCCCGAATGCACTTTTTGCCGACCGAGGTCGTATCGTCCGACTACTGTCGCGGCCGGGTCAGCGATGACGAGAATAATCAGGCGGCTTCCAAAGACGCGTTTGACTTGCTGCATTACATTGCGGCCAAACGACTCAAGCGCGGACATCTGACGGTCATCGACGCAACCAACGTCCAGCCCGAGGCGCGCAAGCCGCTGGTGGAACTTGCCCGGCGGCATCATTGCCTGCCGGTTGCGATCGTGCTCAATCCGCCGGAAGACGTTTGTCAGGATCGTAACCGCCAGCGGAGCGATCGGCAGTTCGGACCGCACGTGATTCGTCAACAACGGTCGCAGCTGCGGCGTTCGCTGAAGGCGCTAAAGCGCGAAGGGTTTCGTCACATCTTCGCCATGAATCGCGTCGAGGAGATCGACTCGGCGACGGTCGAGCGGGTACCGCTGTGGAACGACAAACGCGAGCTGCACGGCCCGTTCGATATGATCGGCGACGTGCATGGTTGCTGCGACGAACTGGAGACGCTTCTCGGCAAGCTCGGCTACCAACCGACCGGGGAGCCTGCGAATCGCTCACCGCTAGTCGCCAGCCCGGTCTACGTTCATCCCGCAGGACGCCAGGCGGTGTTCGTCGGCGACCTGGTCGATCGCGGTCCTCGCGTGTTGGACGTGTTACGCTTGGTCGCAGGGATGGTCGCCTATGGCAGCGCGTTATGCGTGCCCGGCAACCACGACGTCAAGCTGCTGCGCAAACTACAAGGGAAACAGGTCCAAATCAAACATGGCCTGGCGGAAACGGTCGCGGAGATCGATGCGCTAACCGCCGAGGTCCGCAAACCGTTTTGCCAAGAGTTGGCGAAGTTTCTCGATAGTCTGGTCAGTCATTATGTGCTGGATGACGGCAAGTTGGTCGTGGCGCATGCCGGTATGAAAGAGGACTATCAAGGACGCGGTTCTGGAAGAGTTCGCGAGTTTGCGTTGTATGGCGAGACAACCGGCGAGACCGATCAGTTTGGCCTGCCGGTGCGGCACAATTGGGCGGCCGAATATCGGGGATCGGCCATGGTCGTCTACGGGCATACGCCGGTGCCCGAGCCTGATTGGCTTAATGGCACGGTCAACGTCGACACGGGTTGCGTTTTCGGTGGTAAGCTGACGGCGCTGCGCTATCCAGAGCGAGAAATCGTCTCTGTGCCTGCACGGCAAACCTATTGCGAGTCGGCGCGTCCGTTTCTGCCCGATGATCACCCTGCGACCCGATCGACGCAACAGTTGCAGGACGATCTGCTGGACGCCGAAGATGTGCTCGGCAAGCGGATTGTGGCGACCCGGCATCAAGGCAACGTGACGATTCGAGAAGAAAACGCCGTTGCAGCGCTCGAGGTGATGAGTCGCTTTGCCGTCGATCCGAAATGGCTCGTTTACTTGCCGCCGACGATGTCTCCCAGCGAAACGTCGAACGAACCAGGATTGCTGGAGCATCCCGCCGAGGCGTTCGCCTATTTCCGCAACCAAGGCGTTCCGCAAGTCGTTTGCCAAGAAAAGCACATGGGATCGCGGGCAGTGGTTGTGATTGCCCGGGACGTCGAAGCTGCGCAACGGCGATTTGGCGTAACCGGGGATCAAGCAGGCGTCGTTTATACCCGCACGGGGCGGCGGTTCTTTCCGGATGAGGATCAGCAGCACCAGTTGCTCGCTCGGCTGCGCGGTGCGCTCGACGATGCTGGCTTTTGGGACGACTTTCAAACCGACTGGGCCTGCTTGGACTGCGAATTGATGCCCTGGTCGGCGAAAGCGCAAGAATTGCTCCGCTCGCAATATGCCGCAGTTGGGGCGGCGGGAAGCGCTGCGCTGCCGGAAGCGATCACCGCCTTGCAGCAAGCCTCCGGTCGATTGTTAGAGCCCGATCCCCGCCTGGATGCGACCTTGGGGCGGTTCCAAAAACGGCGGCAAAGCGTCGAGCGCTTCGTGACCGCTTATCGGCAATACTGCTGGAACGTGCAGTCGATCGACGACTTGAAGTTGGCGCCTTTCCATCTGCTGGCGACCGAAGGGAAGGTTCACACGAACGAGAGCCACCGCTGGCACATGCAGACGCTGGAGAGAATCTGTCAGCGCGACGACAGCGTCTTGCTGGCGACCAACTACCGCGTCGTCGATCTGACCGATGTCGATAGCATGGCGGCCGGCATCGATTGGTGGACCCAGCTGACCGCCAGCGGCGGCGAAGGAATGGTCGTAAAACCGACCGATTGGATTGTGCGCGGGAAGCGAGGGCTGATCCAGCCGGCCGTCAAATGCCGGGGCAAAGAGTACCTGCGGATTATTTATGGCGCTGACTACGACAGCGCCGAAAACCTACCGCGTCTACGTAGCCGTAGTCTCGGCCGAAAACGCTCGTTGGCGCTCCGTGAGTTCGCCCTGGGCATCGAGGCGCTGGAACGGTTCGTACGCCGCGAACCGCTCCGCCAAGTGCATCAGTGCGTGTTTGGCGTCTTGGCGCTAGAGAGCGAACCGGTCGATCCGCGGCTCTAA
- a CDS encoding DUF1559 domain-containing protein: MVSSISWKRGRNGFTLVELLVVIAIIGVLIALLLPAVQQAREAARRMQCSNNLRQLGLACHNYHDTHKKFPPGRLAYDGMNSSGSSTKIVTGFVGMLLPFIEQGNLGNLYDSRYGFDDIVNRPAAQTGVEILLCPSAPGDRLMPLYAGWNQGWTTDVTMLDSAQTGYATDYQGIRALHYCDPATGTKTDIREVGILTETKSTRFADITDGTSNTIMFFEMAGKPEQWRLGKTIEVTNAQFYGYGPWSGNNAVMIYNWNADGTAKGQDDSYRYINVDNEASPYSFHPGIVNVMLADGSTRSIPETIETQTFLNLCDRRDGQVLGEY, from the coding sequence TTGGTTAGTTCTATCTCTTGGAAGCGTGGTCGAAACGGCTTTACGCTTGTTGAATTGCTGGTCGTGATCGCCATTATCGGCGTCTTGATCGCTCTCTTGTTGCCGGCGGTACAGCAAGCGCGCGAAGCGGCGAGGCGGATGCAGTGCTCCAATAATTTGCGTCAGCTTGGACTGGCGTGTCATAATTATCACGACACGCATAAGAAATTTCCGCCGGGCCGACTTGCCTATGACGGAATGAACTCGTCCGGTTCGTCCACCAAAATCGTTACCGGTTTTGTGGGTATGCTGCTGCCGTTTATCGAGCAAGGAAACTTGGGGAACCTGTATGATTCTCGGTATGGGTTCGATGACATCGTCAATCGACCAGCTGCCCAAACCGGCGTCGAGATACTCCTTTGCCCCTCGGCGCCCGGCGATCGCCTGATGCCGCTCTATGCCGGCTGGAATCAAGGCTGGACGACCGACGTGACGATGCTCGATTCGGCGCAAACCGGGTACGCAACTGATTATCAGGGTATTCGCGCCTTGCACTATTGTGATCCGGCTACCGGAACGAAAACCGACATCCGCGAGGTGGGCATCCTTACCGAAACGAAGTCGACGCGTTTCGCCGATATCACGGACGGCACCAGCAATACGATCATGTTCTTCGAAATGGCGGGGAAACCCGAGCAGTGGCGGCTTGGTAAGACGATCGAGGTGACCAACGCCCAATTCTACGGCTATGGGCCATGGTCTGGTAACAATGCGGTGATGATTTATAACTGGAATGCCGATGGCACGGCCAAGGGGCAGGATGACAGTTATCGCTATATCAACGTCGACAACGAGGCGAGCCCCTACAGTTTTCATCCAGGAATCGTCAATGTCATGTTGGCGGACGGCTCGACGCGATCGATCCCGGAAACGATCGAAACGCAGACTTTCCTGAATTTGTGCGATCGACGCGACGGTCAGGTGTTGGGCGAATACTAA
- a CDS encoding DUF1559 family PulG-like putative transporter — protein sequence MQGSKRWSLREMAACFVGAIAVSGICFPLAAMAREEARQADCKSRLAKLGKGCITFADLHAQSLPSNRRQPHVSWNALILPQLERQDLYDKYDLSAEWWEGANRELGATHLAELTCPAGPHPERMIPLLDPDGGKFKAAGTDYVASAGAYLHTNKPDKLYRGALASPGRFYGASNVRAGHAVKLTEITDGLSNSALIVEMADKPNTWRAGKMFGEENSQYEGKPLVEGYSFGQWVAPNWNHLRSYDATGLNQFGECGVNCSNSGSIYGFHPGLANVALADGSVVPVRAGLSQEVMVALVSIADGELITADDFAVAESP from the coding sequence ATGCAAGGTTCAAAACGGTGGTCGCTACGGGAAATGGCCGCTTGTTTCGTAGGTGCAATCGCCGTCAGTGGGATCTGTTTTCCCTTGGCGGCGATGGCTCGCGAGGAGGCTCGGCAGGCCGATTGTAAATCGCGATTGGCGAAGCTTGGCAAGGGCTGTATTACCTTCGCCGATTTGCACGCGCAAAGCCTTCCCAGCAATCGTCGCCAGCCGCATGTCAGCTGGAACGCGCTGATCCTGCCGCAATTGGAGCGGCAGGATTTGTACGACAAGTACGACCTGAGCGCCGAGTGGTGGGAAGGGGCGAATCGCGAACTTGGGGCCACGCACTTGGCGGAGCTGACCTGTCCCGCGGGTCCGCATCCCGAGCGGATGATACCACTGCTGGATCCCGATGGTGGGAAGTTCAAAGCGGCCGGCACCGACTACGTCGCCTCGGCCGGCGCTTACCTGCATACGAACAAGCCGGACAAGCTGTACCGGGGCGCCTTGGCGTCGCCGGGACGGTTTTATGGGGCGTCAAATGTGCGGGCCGGCCATGCGGTCAAGCTCACCGAAATTACGGACGGCCTCTCCAACTCGGCTTTGATCGTCGAAATGGCGGACAAGCCGAACACTTGGCGGGCCGGAAAGATGTTTGGTGAAGAGAATTCGCAGTATGAAGGCAAACCGTTGGTCGAAGGATATAGCTTTGGCCAGTGGGTGGCGCCCAACTGGAATCATCTGCGGTCGTACGACGCCACCGGGCTGAATCAGTTCGGCGAGTGCGGCGTGAACTGCTCCAACAGCGGTTCGATCTACGGCTTCCATCCTGGATTGGCAAATGTAGCCCTGGCCGATGGCAGCGTTGTGCCGGTAAGAGCTGGCCTTTCGCAAGAGGTCATGGTCGCACTGGTCAGTATCGCCGATGGCGAATTGATCACTGCGGACGACTTTGCGGTTGCCGAATCTCCCTAG
- a CDS encoding DUF1549 domain-containing protein: MFRAIQMAGLLALLATGAIPAAAAQGGDAEAIAQLIDARLQELWSERGVAPAAPADSATFLRRASLDLLGRIPTAAEARSFVREDSPKLRKATIGRMVENSASSERLAQILRRSWFPQTDVSPYQYLTVDTERWLTRQLQQRTPLNQIAQRMIAVSYVPNETHVGAAAIPRTLIEANDHRAERMAANATGSFLGIDISCAQCHDHPFGSWTQDQFWQTAAFFTRTTTDAATPFSLAMLKIDVPETDRHVSAQLFTGETIAAGDEAPFQSGRDAFAVWVAGNENPFFARHVVNRLWAEYFGAPLVQEYDEEPDDPRLAQLLDELAGQLVQARFDIRALSEGLVLTQAYQLGTATDSTYESGANLFAAAKVRGMTGEQLYDSLCVSAGRPPVREDLDSTVALRRRRDFCEQFRINSAAPERSMTQSLAMMNGVFARQLIDPDENPTLQAMNTVPFLSARERTDALFWATLGRGPTDQERRRLQEAGMGGDDAATRSARNADLYWILINTVEFSTNH, encoded by the coding sequence ATGTTTCGTGCGATTCAGATGGCGGGCTTGCTGGCGCTACTCGCGACCGGGGCGATTCCGGCGGCAGCTGCGCAAGGGGGCGATGCGGAAGCGATCGCCCAGCTGATCGATGCGCGTCTGCAAGAGCTGTGGAGCGAGCGAGGAGTCGCGCCGGCGGCTCCCGCCGACAGCGCGACATTCCTGCGCCGAGCAAGCCTTGATCTGCTGGGTCGCATTCCGACGGCGGCCGAAGCGCGATCGTTTGTTCGGGAAGATTCGCCTAAATTACGTAAGGCGACGATCGGCCGGATGGTCGAAAACTCCGCCAGCTCGGAACGGCTGGCCCAAATCTTGCGGCGCAGTTGGTTTCCGCAAACCGACGTCTCACCGTACCAATACTTGACGGTCGACACCGAGCGGTGGCTGACGCGGCAGTTGCAGCAGCGGACGCCGCTCAATCAGATCGCGCAGCGGATGATCGCCGTCTCGTACGTGCCGAACGAAACGCACGTGGGCGCCGCGGCGATTCCGCGCACCTTAATCGAGGCGAACGACCACAGGGCCGAGCGGATGGCGGCCAACGCGACCGGATCGTTCCTGGGAATCGACATCAGTTGTGCGCAGTGCCACGATCATCCCTTTGGCAGTTGGACGCAGGATCAGTTCTGGCAAACCGCGGCCTTTTTCACCCGCACGACCACCGATGCGGCGACGCCGTTTTCGTTAGCGATGCTGAAGATCGACGTGCCGGAGACCGATCGCCACGTTTCGGCGCAGTTGTTCACCGGAGAGACGATCGCCGCTGGCGACGAAGCCCCGTTTCAGAGCGGTCGAGATGCGTTCGCCGTGTGGGTCGCCGGCAATGAGAACCCGTTTTTCGCACGACATGTCGTCAATCGGCTGTGGGCCGAATATTTTGGCGCTCCGCTGGTGCAGGAGTACGATGAAGAGCCGGATGATCCTCGGCTGGCTCAATTGCTAGACGAGTTGGCGGGGCAATTGGTGCAAGCCAGATTCGATATTCGTGCGTTGTCGGAAGGGCTGGTCCTGACCCAGGCCTATCAGTTGGGAACGGCGACCGACTCGACCTATGAATCGGGCGCCAATCTGTTCGCCGCGGCGAAGGTGCGCGGGATGACCGGCGAGCAATTGTACGACAGCCTCTGCGTCTCCGCCGGTCGCCCTCCGGTACGCGAGGATCTAGATTCGACCGTCGCTTTGCGTCGTCGTCGCGATTTCTGCGAGCAGTTCCGGATCAACAGCGCCGCTCCAGAGCGTTCGATGACCCAATCGTTGGCGATGATGAATGGCGTTTTCGCGCGCCAACTGATCGATCCTGACGAAAACCCAACGCTACAGGCGATGAATACCGTCCCCTTTTTATCAGCGCGCGAGCGCACCGACGCGCTCTTTTGGGCGACCTTGGGACGTGGCCCGACCGATCAAGAGCGGCGACGATTGCAGGAAGCGGGAATGGGGGGCGATGATGCGGCGACCCGTTCCGCCAGGAATGCCGATTTGTATTGGATTTTGATCAACACGGTTGAATTCAGCACCAATCACTAG
- a CDS encoding DUF1501 domain-containing protein, whose amino-acid sequence MSNSLNRRRWLRSLAASMSISALGASGGAPSGWLRQLAAGQSESPITQKNIILLWLNGGPATIDLWDLKPGHENGGPFQTCATRSPEIRFSEHLPQLAKCADQMAIVRSMTSKEGDHDRAVHLGRTGYVPQAGIDFPDLGALVAAEVGRDEGLLPSFVSIAPPQRGNFAGSGFLGPRFAPMNIAEFGNSPADLQVRNLHSPLIDLERRKRTKMVLGEMDRDFVQTHAGPVAQGYQAAQERAIRLMKPEAVAAFDLEREGEALRDRYGRNLFGQGCLLARRLVERGTSFVEVTLDGWDTHNDNFNRLQALSTQLDAAMASLVVDLRERGLLESTLVICQGEFGRTPKINVNAGRDHWPRGWSVALAGGGVGRGQVIGATTADGMAVDGDGYVVPDLIASVCTWLGTDYRKQNASNVNRPIRIADPDAKPIPGLV is encoded by the coding sequence ATGTCGAACAGCTTAAATCGAAGAAGGTGGTTGCGGTCGCTTGCCGCCTCGATGTCGATCTCAGCCCTCGGCGCCTCGGGGGGCGCACCAAGCGGTTGGTTGCGGCAGTTGGCGGCTGGACAGTCCGAGTCGCCAATCACGCAGAAGAATATCATCTTGTTGTGGCTTAACGGCGGCCCGGCGACGATTGATCTTTGGGACTTGAAGCCCGGACATGAAAATGGGGGGCCCTTCCAGACGTGCGCAACGCGTTCTCCCGAAATCCGCTTCAGCGAACATCTGCCGCAATTGGCCAAGTGTGCCGACCAAATGGCGATCGTCCGCAGCATGACGTCCAAAGAAGGGGATCATGATCGCGCCGTCCACCTGGGACGCACCGGTTATGTGCCGCAGGCCGGAATCGACTTTCCCGATCTAGGCGCGCTGGTCGCCGCCGAGGTCGGTCGGGATGAGGGGTTGCTGCCGAGCTTCGTCAGTATCGCCCCGCCGCAGCGCGGCAATTTCGCCGGCAGCGGCTTTTTGGGACCCCGCTTCGCCCCGATGAATATTGCGGAATTCGGCAATTCGCCGGCCGATCTGCAGGTGCGAAACCTGCACTCCCCTTTAATCGATCTTGAGCGTCGCAAACGGACCAAGATGGTGTTGGGAGAAATGGATCGCGACTTTGTCCAAACTCATGCCGGCCCGGTCGCCCAAGGTTATCAGGCGGCGCAAGAGCGGGCGATCCGCCTGATGAAGCCCGAGGCGGTCGCCGCCTTCGATCTGGAGCGGGAAGGCGAGGCTCTGCGGGATCGGTATGGTCGCAACCTGTTTGGCCAGGGATGCTTGCTGGCGCGGAGGTTGGTGGAACGGGGAACGTCATTTGTCGAGGTGACGCTGGACGGCTGGGACACGCACAACGACAACTTCAATCGCTTGCAAGCCCTTTCGACGCAGCTTGACGCCGCGATGGCCTCGCTGGTCGTCGATTTGCGCGAGCGAGGTTTGCTCGAATCGACGCTCGTCATTTGCCAGGGTGAGTTTGGCCGAACCCCCAAAATCAACGTCAACGCGGGGCGAGATCACTGGCCGCGCGGTTGGTCGGTCGCGCTGGCCGGAGGCGGCGTTGGCCGCGGTCAGGTGATCGGTGCGACCACCGCCGACGGCATGGCGGTGGATGGAGATGGTTACGTTGTGCCTGACCTGATCGCATCGGTCTGCACCTGGCTGGGAACCGACTATCGCAAACAGAACGCCTCGAATGTGAATCGGCCAATTCGGATCGCCGATCCCGACGCCAAGCCGATCCCGGGGTTAGTTTAA